A section of the Anabaena cylindrica PCC 7122 genome encodes:
- a CDS encoding glycoside hydrolase family 9 protein — translation MATTSWKNAALTLTYNQLSAFSGLDNFWQVFDTAFGTQYNRSFAENLRLQWQAGDFSQLPQIEIVDSSILGGANGAYASSTNKIYLSNILIANATTATINAVLLEEIGHFIDAQINLTDSAGDEGAIFAELVQGYSLDIEILEALKAEDDHTTIAVNGQIIQVEQQNFTGTNGNDTITGTSGNDVIQGLRGNDTFYGGAGNDVFVFDFERYQNNYDVVMDFVQGQDKIDIKNLNISAWSTLQTLISNDGQNNALITTYYGGYASQLKLNGINSTQLQTTDFIFNTVNSNDTIDGDDYNGDRLFGGLGNDTLKGFRGEDILFGEQGNDRLEGGAENDILYGGAGNDTFVFDFDRYQRYQNNNDIVIDFVRGQDKVDITKLNIADWATLQILLSNDGQNNALIKTYADGLESKLQLNGINYTQLQATDFIFNTVNANDVIDGNDYHGDRLFGGLGNDTLRGWRGEDALFGEQGDDRLEGGADNDILYGGAGNDTAVYAGTRSQYQLSNSNGLYTITHLISNGDGIDKLYDIEKIQFSDQTITLIDTALPVINLALSPSIVSENGSANLVYTFTRTGSTASVLTVNYKVGGTATLNTDYNQNGAANFTTTTGTINFAAGASSATLSLDPIPDTIVESDETIILTLFSGNGYAIANTTPVIGTISSNINNNVGFNYSEALEKSILFYEAQRSGNLNEATNRVPWRGDSALNDGADVGVDLTGGYYDAGDHVKFGFPMASSMTMLSWGAVQYRNAYQQSGQLDEIMDAIKWGTDYILKAHVTNGNITTGFWGQVGLGDSDHAFWGPPEKMTMARPAFKIDATKPGSDLAGEAAAALASASIIFRSTNVTYADRLLQNAIQLFAFAETYKGKYSDSITDAAKFYNSYGYNDELIWAATWLYKATKAAGNANTTYLSKAENYSTNLNLGTWTQTWDDKSYGAMVLLAQESTNIRYRTEVEKWLGFWTNKNGTGVTYTPGGLAWLNQWGSLRYAANTAFVAGVYADTVNDPNKLYSTFAESQIDYILGDNPNQRSYMVGFGNNSPQNPHHRGSHGSLTNNINDPVVNRNVLYGAMVGGPNQANDNSYSDDRTNYVTNEVALDYNAGLTGAIARIYGLNGQPLNTNITLAVTPTSVTEDGTSNLVYTFTRTGSTTNSLTVNYSIAGTANSSDYTGATPGTGKTIIFAAGSSTTTLTINPTADTTVEANETVALTLATGTGYTVGTTTAVTGNVTNDDVAPSVTINLSANQAIVEGRTSPQNAAYTVTLSNTSTQTITVNYATSNGTATAGSDYTNTTGTLTFNPGVKTQIINIPILNNSLNEANETFTLTLSSPGNASLGTVKQVTTTITDTLTASVTTILPTNVENLTLTGTANINGTGNAGNNVIKGNGGNNILTGGVGKDTLFGGVGTDRFSYKTLTNSLLNNFDIITDFNATTGNDLFLVTNTRSGFTTAGTVATLDAAGISTKLTTANFSANFAAKFSFGTRTFVAINDATAGFNAAADAIIEVTGLTGTLGINNFVTV, via the coding sequence ATGGCTACTACTTCATGGAAAAACGCTGCCCTGACGCTGACATACAATCAACTCAGCGCATTTTCTGGTTTAGATAATTTCTGGCAGGTTTTCGATACCGCTTTTGGTACGCAATACAATCGTAGTTTCGCGGAAAATCTGCGTTTACAGTGGCAAGCTGGTGATTTTAGTCAACTTCCGCAAATTGAGATTGTTGATAGTAGCATTCTTGGTGGTGCTAATGGGGCTTATGCCAGTAGCACTAATAAGATTTATCTGTCAAATATCCTTATTGCTAATGCCACAACAGCAACTATTAACGCGGTTTTATTAGAGGAAATTGGACATTTTATAGATGCTCAAATTAATTTAACAGATAGCGCAGGAGATGAAGGGGCGATTTTTGCTGAGTTAGTACAGGGTTATAGTTTGGATATTGAAATTTTAGAGGCTTTAAAGGCTGAGGATGATCACACGACGATAGCTGTAAATGGGCAAATCATTCAGGTAGAACAGCAGAATTTTACAGGCACTAATGGTAATGATACTATTACTGGAACTTCAGGAAATGATGTGATTCAGGGCTTGAGAGGCAATGATACCTTTTACGGTGGTGCGGGTAATGATGTATTCGTATTTGATTTTGAACGGTATCAAAACAATTATGATGTAGTCATGGATTTTGTTCAGGGACAGGACAAAATTGATATTAAAAACCTGAATATTAGTGCTTGGTCTACTCTGCAAACGCTCATTAGTAATGATGGACAAAATAATGCCTTAATTACCACTTATTATGGTGGTTATGCGTCCCAATTAAAACTCAATGGCATCAATTCTACTCAACTACAAACTACTGATTTTATCTTCAATACAGTTAATTCCAATGATACTATCGATGGTGATGATTACAATGGCGATCGCTTATTCGGTGGGTTAGGAAATGATACCCTCAAAGGATTTAGAGGTGAGGATATCTTGTTTGGGGAGCAAGGAAACGACCGTTTAGAGGGTGGTGCAGAGAATGATATCCTCTACGGCGGTGCAGGTAACGATACATTCGTGTTTGATTTTGACCGATATCAGCGATATCAAAACAATAATGATATCGTTATAGATTTTGTTCGGGGACAGGACAAAGTTGATATTACAAAACTTAACATTGCTGATTGGGCTACCCTGCAAATACTCCTGAGTAATGATGGACAAAATAATGCGCTGATTAAAACTTATGCTGACGGACTTGAATCCAAGTTACAGCTGAATGGGATTAATTACACTCAACTGCAAGCAACTGACTTCATTTTTAACACAGTTAATGCCAATGATGTTATTGATGGTAATGACTATCATGGCGATCGCTTATTTGGTGGTTTAGGGAATGATACCCTGAGAGGATGGAGAGGTGAGGATGCCTTGTTTGGGGAACAAGGAGATGACCGTTTAGAAGGTGGTGCAGACAATGATATCCTCTACGGCGGTGCAGGTAATGATACAGCAGTCTACGCTGGTACTCGTTCTCAATATCAGCTGAGTAACTCCAATGGACTTTATACCATTACTCATTTGATCAGCAATGGTGACGGAATTGATAAATTATACGATATTGAGAAAATCCAATTTTCAGATCAAACCATAACTCTGATTGATACTGCACTTCCCGTCATTAATCTAGCGTTATCTCCTAGCATTGTCAGTGAAAATGGAAGTGCCAACCTCGTTTATACTTTCACTCGCACAGGTAGCACAGCCAGCGTCCTAACAGTGAACTATAAAGTTGGTGGTACAGCCACCTTGAATACCGACTACAATCAAAACGGTGCAGCAAATTTCACTACTACCACAGGAACTATTAACTTTGCGGCGGGTGCAAGTAGTGCCACTCTCAGCCTTGATCCCATCCCAGATACCATTGTGGAATCTGATGAAACAATTATCCTCACTCTCTTTAGTGGTAACGGATATGCGATCGCAAATACAACCCCTGTCATCGGCACAATTAGCAGTAATATTAATAATAATGTTGGATTTAATTATAGTGAAGCTTTAGAGAAATCAATTTTATTTTATGAAGCCCAACGTTCTGGGAACTTAAATGAAGCCACAAACCGAGTTCCTTGGCGTGGTGATTCCGCACTCAATGATGGTGCAGATGTTGGAGTTGATCTAACAGGCGGCTACTATGATGCCGGAGATCATGTCAAATTTGGTTTTCCCATGGCTAGTTCCATGACAATGCTGAGTTGGGGGGCTGTTCAGTATCGCAACGCCTATCAGCAAAGTGGACAACTAGACGAAATCATGGATGCTATCAAATGGGGAACCGATTACATCCTCAAAGCCCACGTCACCAACGGTAACATTACCACAGGATTTTGGGGACAGGTAGGATTAGGCGATAGCGATCACGCCTTTTGGGGTCCCCCCGAAAAGATGACCATGGCACGCCCTGCCTTCAAAATAGATGCGACTAAACCAGGTTCTGATCTGGCAGGGGAAGCAGCCGCAGCTTTAGCATCTGCATCAATTATTTTCCGATCCACAAATGTCACTTACGCTGATCGTCTCCTACAAAATGCTATTCAATTATTTGCCTTTGCCGAAACCTATAAAGGTAAATATTCTGACTCCATTACCGATGCCGCCAAGTTTTACAACTCCTACGGATATAACGACGAACTAATTTGGGCTGCAACATGGCTGTACAAAGCAACTAAAGCAGCAGGAAATGCGAACACAACCTATCTTAGCAAAGCCGAAAACTACTCTACAAATCTCAATTTAGGTACATGGACTCAAACATGGGATGATAAATCCTATGGTGCAATGGTTCTTCTCGCCCAAGAAAGTACCAACATTCGTTATCGGACTGAAGTAGAAAAATGGCTTGGTTTCTGGACTAATAAAAACGGTACAGGAGTCACATACACACCCGGTGGACTGGCATGGTTAAATCAGTGGGGTTCTCTTCGCTACGCCGCAAATACTGCTTTTGTTGCAGGTGTGTATGCTGATACGGTGAACGATCCAAATAAACTTTATTCCACTTTTGCAGAAAGCCAAATTGATTACATTTTAGGTGATAATCCCAACCAACGTAGCTATATGGTTGGCTTTGGTAATAATTCACCTCAAAATCCCCATCATCGTGGTTCCCACGGTTCTCTGACAAATAACATTAACGATCCAGTTGTTAATCGCAACGTCCTTTATGGTGCAATGGTAGGTGGACCCAACCAAGCTAACGATAACAGCTACTCAGACGATCGCACTAACTATGTTACCAACGAAGTTGCCCTTGATTACAATGCAGGTTTAACAGGTGCCATTGCACGTATTTATGGACTTAACGGACAACCGTTGAATACTAATATTACTCTAGCTGTAACACCAACTAGCGTCACCGAAGATGGAACTAGCAATCTAGTTTATACCTTCACCCGCACAGGCAGCACCACCAATTCCCTAACCGTTAACTATAGCATTGCTGGTACAGCCAACAGTAGCGACTATACAGGGGCAACACCCGGAACAGGAAAAACCATCATTTTTGCTGCTGGTTCGAGTACAACAACCCTAACAATAAACCCAACAGCCGATACCACTGTTGAAGCTAACGAAACCGTGGCTTTAACTTTAGCGACAGGCACAGGTTACACCGTTGGTACAACCACTGCCGTTACAGGAAATGTTACTAATGATGATGTAGCACCATCTGTCACCATTAACCTCAGTGCAAACCAGGCAATAGTTGAAGGTAGAACCAGTCCACAAAACGCAGCTTATACCGTTACTCTATCTAACACCAGCACTCAAACTATTACCGTGAACTATGCAACTAGCAACGGTACAGCTACAGCAGGGTCAGACTATACCAACACTACGGGAACCTTGACTTTTAACCCAGGGGTAAAAACTCAAATCATCAATATTCCCATTCTCAATAATTCCCTCAATGAAGCAAATGAAACTTTTACTCTGACACTTTCATCTCCTGGAAATGCCAGCTTGGGTACAGTCAAACAAGTAACGACAACTATAACTGATACTCTTACTGCATCTGTGACTACTATCCTACCAACTAATGTAGAAAACCTGACTTTAACAGGAACTGCAAATATTAATGGCACAGGTAATGCCGGAAATAATGTGATTAAGGGTAATGGTGGTAATAATATCTTAACTGGTGGTGTTGGTAAAGATACCCTGTTTGGTGGAGTAGGAACTGACCGATTTAGCTACAAAACCCTTACCAATTCTCTTTTAAATAACTTTGACATTATCACCGATTTTAATGCTACCACTGGCAATGATTTATTTCTTGTTACTAATACACGATCTGGTTTTACTACTGCGGGAACTGTTGCAACTCTTGATGCTGCGGGAATTAGTACTAAATTAACAACAGCTAATTTTAGTGCAAATTTTGCAGCGAAATTTAGCTTTGGAACCCGTACCTTTGTGGCTATTAACGATGCTACGGCTGGTTTTAATGCTGCTGCTGATGCCATTATTGAAGTAACTGGTTTAACGGGAACCCTAGGAATTAATAATTTTGTAACCGTTTAG
- a CDS encoding beta strand repeat-containing protein, translating to MATLSWKNAANGNWNLASNWTPGTIPSSADIAQITIGGTYTVLLDINRTLTGLTLGTTIGIQTLDINGYTLTLNGASTVSNNGVLNLASGTITGAGALTISSKLNWSNSTLSGTGKKTVSGTLNLSDYQYLDGTTLETSGTTFWTGNGYLYGSNNAVWNNTSTGAIDLQGDADLYWGSGNQPTFNNAGTFTKSNGTTTDESYIGFIFNNTGTVQVKTGTLNLYGGGSNSSIFSIDTGATLKISNGNYDLNTGNSVTGAGNFNIESGTTTVNAASTWAAPVNLIGGTLTGAGALTISNKLNWSGGTLSGTGKKTVSGTLNLSNYQTLDGTTLETSGATVWTGTGYLYAQNGATWNNTSTGTIDLQSDADFYASDALSTFNNAGTLTKSNGTTTDQSYISGLFNNIGIVDVKKGKLGFTGSYTQTAGTTRLSGGSLTFDSSSFLNLQGGTLVGVGTITGNVNNTGGQVNPGNTIGTLNIIGDYSQSSTGTLNLELSSATTFDKLAITGAADIGGILKLNLTGAYTPTIGNKFTVLTYGSATTKSFNSIEGIDISSSLAFAPTSTGNNLTLEVVDQVQNLGAIIPYVSQTVTDFVGDTDLFDFYRFNVTTASNVQLKLSNLTSNANVWLVDGLGRTLAQGIKAGTADEIVSSIVDAGTYYVKVFRPAAGNNANYTLQVAASTNPWPVQFGTSGQEQNSGVSNDSSGSIFAAGFTTGAFAGNTNAGNDDGYITKYNPDGSQAWIKQFGTSGTDYAIGTGNDSAGNVYTAGYTNGAFAGATNLGSNDGFITKYTSAGTLAWVKQFGTAADDTSFGISVDSNGNSYIVGKTYGAFAGNVTQGAYDAYIAKYDTNGTQTWIKQFGTDQDDETIGVSVDSNNNIYVLGSTAGAFAGNTNASGYDVFVSKYDSSGTQAWVKQLGSSGNNYANINGISYDSTGNAFITGYTDGTFSGNTSLGSYDGFVAKYSSTGTLAWVKQFGTTSEDYSIASKTDSAGNTYVTGWTGGQFAGNTALGGYDGFLAKYNTSGTRLWVKQFGTNSNDYANGLSIDNQGNIYVSGWTEYGSFPSYTNQGGTDSYIALFDTNGNQLSVPITSTVVPSNITLAVSPASVTEDGTTNLGYTFTRTGSTANALTVNYTVGGTATFNTDYTQTGAASFTSTTGTITFAAGSSTATLTVDPTADTTVEADETVALTLAAGTGYTIGTTAAVTGTITNDDVAPSVTINLSADQTIVEGRTSPQNLTYTVTLSNTSNQTITVNYATSNGTAIAGSDYTNTTGTLTFNPGIKTQVINIPIVNDGINEADETFTLTLTSPTNASLGTKTSAITTITDTLVASATTTLPTNVENLTLTGTTAINGTGNAGDNVFKGNQANNTLTGLNGNDTYSFVANTALGTDRIIETTTGGIDTIDFSGTTASVNVNLGVITSQTVNSNLKLILSANNVIENATGGTGNNRLTGNALDNLLIGGEGNDQLQGLAGNDILWGGLGDDLLNGGVGNDQYRFQGNGVFSTSLGVDYITQFDAGQDKIVLSKSTFTAITNTVGQALTNFAVVSDDALVNANAARIVYSQSTGSLFYNQDGNVLGVGKVFEFARLGNLDITLASSDFSLIA from the coding sequence ATGGCTACTCTTTCTTGGAAAAACGCTGCTAACGGCAACTGGAATCTTGCCAGCAATTGGACTCCCGGCACTATACCAAGTTCGGCGGATATTGCCCAAATCACCATTGGTGGCACTTATACTGTTCTCTTAGATATCAACAGAACTCTGACTGGTTTAACTCTTGGTACAACTATAGGAATCCAAACCCTCGATATTAACGGTTATACCTTAACCCTAAATGGCGCGAGTACCGTTAGTAACAATGGTGTTTTAAATCTGGCTAGTGGAACCATCACCGGAGCAGGTGCTTTAACAATTTCCAGCAAACTCAACTGGAGTAATAGCACATTAAGCGGCACAGGCAAAAAGACCGTCAGTGGCACATTAAACCTGAGTGACTATCAATACTTAGATGGAACAACCTTAGAAACATCAGGTACAACGTTTTGGACAGGTAATGGCTATTTGTACGGTTCTAACAACGCAGTTTGGAACAATACCAGCACAGGAGCTATTGACTTACAAGGAGATGCAGATTTGTACTGGGGGAGTGGTAATCAACCCACTTTTAATAATGCTGGTACTTTCACAAAATCCAATGGTACAACCACAGATGAATCCTATATAGGTTTTATCTTCAACAACACAGGTACAGTCCAAGTCAAGACAGGGACATTAAATCTTTACGGTGGGGGAAGTAATAGCAGTATTTTCAGTATTGATACTGGAGCTACATTAAAAATTAGTAATGGAAATTACGATTTAAATACAGGCAACAGCGTCACTGGTGCGGGAAACTTTAATATTGAAAGTGGGACAACTACAGTTAATGCTGCTTCTACTTGGGCTGCCCCTGTTAACTTGATTGGAGGAACTTTAACAGGAGCAGGTGCTTTAACAATTTCCAACAAACTCAACTGGAGTGGAGGTACATTAAGCGGTACTGGCAAAAAGACCGTCAGTGGCACATTAAACCTGAGTAACTATCAAACCTTAGATGGAACAACCTTAGAAACATCAGGTGCAACGGTTTGGACAGGAACTGGCTATTTGTATGCTCAAAATGGCGCAACTTGGAACAATACCAGCACTGGCACTATTGACCTCCAAAGCGATGCCGATTTTTATGCCTCTGATGCTTTATCCACTTTCAATAATGCTGGTACTCTCACCAAATCTAACGGTACAACCACCGATCAGTCCTATATTAGTGGACTCTTCAACAACATCGGCATAGTTGATGTTAAGAAAGGGAAGTTAGGATTTACTGGCAGTTATACCCAAACTGCGGGAACAACTCGCCTCAGTGGTGGTAGTCTCACTTTTGATTCTTCTAGTTTTCTGAACCTGCAAGGAGGAACTTTAGTAGGAGTTGGAACTATCACAGGTAATGTTAACAATACTGGTGGTCAAGTCAATCCTGGGAATACCATTGGTACATTAAATATCATAGGTGACTACAGCCAAAGCAGTACGGGAACACTCAACCTAGAATTAAGCAGTGCAACCACCTTTGATAAATTAGCAATTACTGGTGCAGCAGATATAGGTGGTATCCTCAAACTGAATTTAACCGGTGCCTATACACCCACCATTGGTAATAAATTTACAGTTTTAACTTATGGTTCTGCCACAACCAAGAGCTTCAACAGCATTGAAGGCATAGATATCAGTAGTAGTCTAGCTTTTGCACCAACATCCACAGGTAATAACTTAACCTTAGAAGTAGTAGACCAAGTTCAGAATTTAGGGGCGATAATTCCCTACGTTTCTCAAACAGTCACAGACTTTGTAGGTGATACAGACCTATTTGATTTTTATCGCTTTAATGTCACCACAGCCAGCAATGTCCAACTTAAACTTAGCAATTTGACATCTAATGCCAATGTTTGGTTAGTTGATGGATTAGGTCGTACTCTTGCCCAAGGTATTAAAGCCGGAACTGCTGATGAAATTGTGAGTTCCATAGTTGACGCTGGAACATATTACGTCAAAGTCTTCCGACCTGCTGCTGGGAATAATGCCAACTACACTTTACAAGTTGCAGCCTCAACCAATCCCTGGCCAGTACAGTTTGGAACATCTGGTCAAGAGCAAAATAGTGGAGTCAGCAATGACAGTAGCGGCAGTATTTTTGCAGCAGGCTTTACCACTGGGGCTTTTGCTGGAAATACTAACGCTGGCAACGATGATGGCTATATTACCAAATACAACCCCGATGGCAGTCAAGCCTGGATTAAACAGTTCGGTACTTCTGGTACTGATTATGCCATTGGAACTGGTAATGATAGTGCTGGCAATGTTTATACCGCTGGCTACACCAATGGAGCTTTTGCGGGGGCTACCAATCTCGGTAGTAACGATGGGTTTATTACTAAATATACTTCGGCGGGAACCCTAGCTTGGGTAAAACAATTTGGTACTGCTGCCGATGACACTTCTTTCGGAATTAGTGTTGATAGTAATGGCAATAGCTATATAGTTGGTAAAACCTATGGTGCATTTGCTGGTAATGTCACCCAAGGAGCCTATGACGCTTATATTGCCAAATACGACACTAATGGTACTCAAACCTGGATCAAACAGTTTGGTACAGACCAAGATGATGAAACAATAGGCGTTAGCGTAGATAGTAACAATAATATCTATGTTTTAGGCTCAACAGCAGGGGCATTTGCTGGAAATACCAATGCTAGTGGTTATGATGTCTTTGTCAGTAAATACGACTCCAGTGGAACTCAAGCTTGGGTTAAACAACTCGGTTCATCTGGAAATAATTATGCCAATATCAATGGCATTAGTTACGATAGTACAGGAAATGCCTTTATTACTGGCTATACTGATGGTACTTTCAGTGGTAACACCAGTTTAGGTTCTTATGATGGTTTTGTTGCCAAATATAGCAGCACAGGAACATTGGCTTGGGTTAAACAATTTGGGACAACCTCCGAAGACTATTCTATTGCCTCCAAAACAGATAGCGCTGGTAATACTTATGTTACAGGTTGGACTGGTGGTCAATTTGCAGGAAATACTGCTTTAGGAGGCTATGACGGCTTTCTGGCGAAATATAACACCAGTGGGACGAGACTCTGGGTTAAGCAATTTGGTACAAACTCAAATGATTATGCTAATGGTTTGAGTATTGATAACCAGGGCAATATATACGTTAGTGGTTGGACTGAGTATGGCAGTTTCCCCAGCTATACTAATCAGGGAGGGACAGATAGCTACATAGCCTTATTCGATACTAATGGTAATCAGCTGTCTGTTCCCATCACCTCAACAGTTGTTCCATCCAACATCACCCTAGCTGTATCTCCTGCCAGTGTCACCGAAGATGGAACTACCAATCTAGGTTACACCTTTACCAGAACTGGCAGCACCGCCAATGCCTTAACCGTCAACTATACCGTTGGTGGAACAGCCACTTTCAACACAGACTATACCCAAACAGGTGCAGCCAGCTTTACTAGCACTACCGGAACTATTACCTTTGCAGCTGGTTCGAGTACAGCAACCTTAACTGTAGACCCCACAGCAGACACCACAGTTGAAGCTGATGAAACCGTGGCTTTAACTTTGGCTGCTGGCACAGGTTACACTATTGGCACAACCGCAGCGGTAACGGGAACTATTACCAATGATGATGTAGCACCATCTGTCACCATCAATCTTAGTGCTGACCAGACAATTGTTGAAGGAAGAACCAGTCCACAAAACCTTACCTACACTGTTACTCTTTCCAACACCAGCAACCAAACCATTACCGTGAACTATGCAACTAGTAACGGTACAGCTATAGCGGGTTCAGACTATACCAACACTACAGGAACATTAACCTTCAACCCTGGAATCAAAACTCAAGTCATCAATATTCCCATTGTCAATGATGGTATCAATGAAGCAGATGAAACCTTTACCCTAACGCTGACATCTCCTACCAATGCCAGTTTAGGGACTAAAACCAGTGCCATTACAACCATAACCGATACCCTCGTTGCTTCTGCTACCACTACCTTACCAACCAACGTAGAAAACCTGACTTTAACAGGCACAACGGCTATTAACGGTACAGGTAATGCCGGCGATAACGTCTTTAAGGGTAATCAAGCTAATAATACCCTGACAGGTCTGAATGGTAATGATACATACTCTTTTGTTGCTAATACTGCTTTAGGAACCGACAGGATTATCGAAACTACAACAGGAGGAATTGATACTATTGACTTTAGTGGTACTACTGCCTCAGTAAATGTGAATTTGGGAGTAATCACCTCACAGACTGTTAATAGTAATCTGAAACTCATTCTCTCTGCCAACAACGTCATCGAAAATGCTACAGGTGGCACAGGTAATAACCGTCTCACGGGTAATGCCCTCGATAACCTTCTCATTGGTGGTGAAGGCAATGACCAACTGCAAGGATTAGCAGGAAATGATATTCTCTGGGGAGGACTAGGCGATGATCTTCTCAATGGTGGAGTCGGTAATGATCAATATCGTTTCCAAGGCAATGGAGTATTTAGCACTAGTTTAGGCGTTGATTACATTACCCAGTTTGATGCCGGACAAGATAAAATTGTTCTGAGTAAAAGCACATTCACGGCTATTACTAACACTGTGGGACAGGCTTTAACTAACTTTGCAGTTGTCTCTGATGATGCATTAGTCAATGCAAATGCTGCTCGGATTGTTTATAGTCAAAGTACTGGTAGCCTCTTCTATAACCAAGATGGAAATGTTCTGGGTGTAGGTAAGGTGTTTGAGTTTGCCCGTTTAGGGAATCTTGATATTACCCTTGCTAGTAGCGATTTTAGTCTGATTGCTTAG
- the glp gene encoding gephyrin-like molybdotransferase Glp produces the protein MLSVRDAEATILNLVQGLDKQKDIEFVDLLTAHNRILATSVNSYLDFPHWDNSEMDGFAVRYADVLKATAEKPTVLEVVEEIPAGYKPQITVKPGQAARIFTGAVMPDGADTVVMQEKTHRQENRVFIFAAPQPQEFVRRKGDFYKAGSELLPAGIRLSATEIAVLAAAGHDQISVFRRPRVVIFSSGNELVMPGEALQAGQIVDSNQFALATLVREVGAEVLVLGIVKDDPTALKEIIEYAIANSDIVISSGGVSVGDYDYIEKILQSLGAKIHFQSVQMRPGKPLTFATFPNTLYFGLPGNPVSALVTCWRFVQPTIKKLAGLAQGWQGQFLKVRSHSELQSNGKMETYIWGKLHLVNGVYEFYQAGGNNSSGNLINLAQTNALAVLPVGKTLVYPREEVLVLQVR, from the coding sequence ATGCTGTCAGTCAGAGATGCAGAAGCTACTATTTTAAATTTGGTGCAAGGGTTAGATAAGCAGAAGGATATAGAATTTGTCGATTTATTAACGGCACATAATCGAATTTTGGCAACTTCTGTAAATAGTTATCTGGATTTTCCTCATTGGGATAATTCCGAAATGGATGGTTTTGCGGTGCGTTATGCAGATGTGCTGAAAGCAACTGCTGAAAAACCAACTGTTTTAGAAGTTGTGGAAGAAATTCCCGCTGGATATAAACCGCAAATTACTGTTAAACCAGGACAAGCGGCACGAATTTTTACGGGTGCGGTGATGCCAGATGGTGCGGATACTGTAGTTATGCAGGAAAAAACACACCGACAGGAAAACCGCGTTTTTATCTTTGCTGCACCCCAACCGCAAGAGTTTGTGAGACGCAAGGGAGATTTTTACAAAGCAGGAAGCGAACTTTTACCAGCGGGTATTCGCCTAAGTGCTACGGAAATTGCAGTTTTAGCTGCGGCAGGGCATGATCAAATCAGTGTTTTTCGTCGTCCTCGCGTGGTAATTTTTTCTAGTGGTAATGAGTTGGTGATGCCGGGAGAAGCGCTGCAAGCTGGACAAATAGTAGATTCTAATCAGTTTGCTTTGGCAACTTTGGTTAGGGAAGTGGGGGCTGAAGTGTTAGTTTTAGGAATTGTTAAAGATGATCCGACTGCGTTAAAAGAAATTATCGAGTATGCGATCGCTAATTCTGATATCGTTATTTCTTCTGGTGGCGTGTCTGTAGGCGATTATGACTATATAGAAAAGATTTTACAATCACTGGGCGCAAAAATCCATTTTCAGTCTGTGCAAATGCGTCCAGGTAAACCTCTGACTTTTGCAACTTTCCCCAATACTCTATACTTTGGTTTACCCGGAAATCCTGTGTCTGCGTTGGTGACTTGTTGGCGCTTTGTGCAACCGACGATTAAAAAACTAGCGGGACTTGCTCAAGGTTGGCAAGGGCAATTTTTGAAAGTGCGATCGCACTCCGAACTACAATCTAATGGCAAAATGGAAACTTATATCTGGGGTAAGTTACATTTAGTCAATGGCGTTTATGAATTTTATCAAGCCGGGGGTAATAATAGTTCTGGTAATTTAATTAATTTAGCCCAAACTAATGCTTTAGCTGTTTTACCAGTCGGGAAAACCTTAGTTTATCCACGGGAAGAAGTGCTAGTCTTGCAGGTGAGATAA